In one window of Falco cherrug isolate bFalChe1 chromosome 12, bFalChe1.pri, whole genome shotgun sequence DNA:
- the GNG5 gene encoding guanine nucleotide-binding protein G(I)/G(S)/G(O) subunit gamma-5, with product MSGSSNVAAMKKVVQQLRLEASVTRVKVSQAAADLKQFCLQNAQHDPLLTGVSSSTNPFRPQKVCSFL from the exons ATGTCGGGCTCCTCCAACGTGGCGGCCATGAAGAAGGTGGTGCAGCAGCTGCGCCTGGAGGCCAGCGTGACTCGCGTCAAG GTTTCTCAGGCTGCAGCAGACTTGAAGCAGTTCTGCCTGCAGAACGCACAGCATGATCCCCTACTGACAGGAGTATCATCAAGTACAAATCCATTCAGACCCCAGAaagtttgttcatttttgtaa
- the SPATA1 gene encoding spermatogenesis-associated protein 1, whose product MSFSQMRPRTSQLVELHVFYVPEEVWNFKLNTVPVALTSKFISAGFIRVSPHITLRVLRERLGEYLGGVAVADKFRFLKCIGKRLAVVKAKQETELELKSFVPPYALYPELYLLPGVEYFEDVYPLSASTQQRHHFNGEANSFSYGSRLSSLPQPKPEKSKQFLESIQNSYQLENQEVHRSVERGEKKPVPVLHTKHKQDHNNRIQEKLIQFREKDQNGSNGSLFTPSHSNPADRESGKSDIVLQTAQQNHLSQDQGERNTPEWNEKAKRTTPTLHVNLSDEQGQNNQTPPNHVKYQKELTNMENNDHQKDTELRRDRIQGSGIIKIMEDQTTEYAHKKQSFQQYRTNKSIDDPDEADENKKNHLTCPKEYISPPSPPFLALPMIPAQVPATKNGMVEQLQQMKKDRRHMEKTREELMKKAKRLLEQNKLRRYHVREEWKKKYFETKKATVSLEDALNKLRRDVELYHQKLLLQLRARDSRKQPSNVTNSKNYTIIRITTVQHELDQLRKKVDDTKMKLITEIKMRKQAAADLQALRAELTQKKIHSALVLQSRKSRI is encoded by the exons ATGTCGTTCAGTCAAATGAGACCTCGAACATCACAG TTGGTGGAGCTCCATGTTTTTTATGTCCCAGAAGAAGTGTGGAACTTCAAGCTGAATACAGTTCCTGTAGCTCTTACTAGCAAATTCATCTCAGCTGGGTTTATAAG GGTGTCTCCTCACATCACATTAAGAGTGCTGcgggagaggctgggagagtACCTGGGTGGAGTTGCAGTTGCAGATAAATTCAGATTTCTAAAATGCATTGGGAAAAGACTAGCAGTG gtgaaagcaaagcaagaaacagaacTGGAACTGAAGTCATTTGTTCCTCCTTAC GCACTTTATCCTGAATTATATTTATTACCTGGAGTGGAATACTTTGAAGATGTTTATCCGTTATCAGCATCAACTCAACAAAGACATCACTTTAATGGAGAAGCTAATAGTTTTAGTTATGGATCAAGGTTATCCAGTCTTCCTcaaccaaaacctgaaaaaagcaaacaatttttaGAAAGTATACAGAACAGTTACCAGCTAGAAAATCAGGAAGTGCACAGATCTGTGGAACggggggagaaaaaacctgTTCCAGTTTTGCACACAAAACATAAGCAAGATCATAACAACAGGATTCAAGAAAAACTAATACAGTTTAGAGAAAAAG ATCAAAATGGATCCAATGGATCTCTCTTCACACCAAGTCATTCAAATCCTGCAGACCGGGAGTCTGGAAAGAGTGATATAGTATTACAGACCGCTCAGCAAAATCATCTCAGCCAAGATCAAGGAGAGCGTAACACTCCTGAGTGGAATGAGAAAGCCAAACGAACCACTCCCACTCTTCATGTAAACCTCAGTGATGAACAAGGCCAGAATAACCAAACACCCCCAAATCACGTTAAATATCAAAAGG AACTaacaaacatggaaaataatgaCCACCAGAAAGATACTGAACTAAGAAGAGACAGAATACAGGGTTCtggaattattaaaataatggaagaCCAAACCACAGAATatgcacacaaaaaacaaaG TTTCCAGCAATACAGAACTAACAAGTCTATAGATGATCCTGATGAG GcagatgaaaacaagaaaaatcatcTTACTTGTCCAAAAGAATATATTTCACCTCCTAGTCCACCTTTTTTGGCACTTCCTATGATTCCAGCTCAGGTTCCTGCAACAA aaaacGGGATGGTAGAACAATTGCaacaaatgaagaaagacaGAAGGCACATGGAAAAAACTAGAGAAGAGCTGATGAAAAAAGCTAAAAGGTTACTGGAACAAAATAAGCTGAGGAGATACCACG TTCGTGAGGAATGGAAAAAGAAGTACTTTGAAACTAAGAAAGCTACGGTTTCACTGGAAGATGCTTTAAACAAACTGCGACGAGATGTAGAGCTTTATCACCAGAAATTACTCTTGCAATTGAGAGCCAGAGATAGCCGGAAACAACCAAGCAACGTGACAAACTCCAAG AATTACACAATCATACGGATTACTACAGTGCAGCATGAACTCGATCAACTGAGAAAGAAGGTGGATGATACAAAAATGAAACTCATAACAGAAATTAAG AtgagaaagcaggcagcagctgattTACAAGCACTGAGGGCGGAACTGACACAGAAGAAGATTCATTCAGCTTTAGTTCTCCAGTCCAGAAAATCAAGAATTTAA